A genome region from Schlesneria paludicola DSM 18645 includes the following:
- a CDS encoding B12-binding domain-containing radical SAM protein codes for MKIGLIAMSGVRAWDPELLELGLSMPGFVERKTVIAQLPSLGLLTLAGLTPRHDDVSYHELFDIAQDPLPNDDFDLIAISSFTAQIEDAYQVADGYRARHVPVVLGGLHVSSLPEEALLHADAIVIGEAEEVWPIIVEDARRGELKRVYRPSRPWRLVDSPIPRFDLLDPEKYNRITVQTSRGCPWKCDFCASSILIAPHYQVKPVSRVVEEIRRIKSIWPRPFIEFADDNTFVNKKHSKLLMRALIPERIRFFTETDLSFADDPDLIALARDAGCRQVLIGFESPTLLGLDGMELHCNWKLKQQERSLAAIERIQSAGITVNGCFILGLDGQTPEVFGQILEFVKQSGLYDVQVTLQTPFPGTPLYDRLRREGRLFENRYWEKCTLFDLTHEPQGMSSGELRAGLISLSQAIYDERATHQRHDRFFSQLRTSSALAQP; via the coding sequence ATGAAGATCGGGCTCATCGCAATGAGCGGAGTACGGGCCTGGGACCCTGAATTGCTTGAGCTCGGCTTGAGTATGCCTGGCTTCGTCGAACGCAAAACGGTCATTGCTCAATTGCCGAGTCTCGGGTTGCTCACTTTGGCGGGGCTCACTCCACGGCACGACGACGTCTCGTATCACGAGTTGTTCGACATCGCGCAAGATCCCTTGCCAAATGACGACTTTGACCTGATCGCGATTTCCAGCTTCACCGCTCAGATTGAAGATGCCTATCAGGTGGCGGATGGGTATCGCGCCAGACATGTGCCAGTGGTTCTTGGCGGACTCCATGTCAGCTCACTTCCAGAAGAAGCTCTGCTTCATGCTGATGCGATCGTGATTGGTGAGGCAGAAGAAGTGTGGCCAATCATTGTCGAAGACGCACGCCGCGGGGAACTCAAGCGAGTTTATCGTCCCTCTCGTCCTTGGCGACTGGTCGATTCGCCGATCCCAAGATTCGACCTGCTTGATCCGGAAAAGTACAACCGAATTACGGTTCAGACCTCACGCGGTTGTCCCTGGAAGTGTGACTTTTGTGCCAGTTCGATTCTGATTGCCCCTCACTATCAGGTGAAGCCGGTGTCGCGCGTGGTGGAGGAGATTCGCCGGATCAAATCGATCTGGCCTCGCCCGTTTATTGAGTTTGCGGACGACAACACGTTCGTCAACAAGAAGCACTCGAAGTTGCTGATGCGTGCATTGATTCCGGAACGCATTCGATTCTTTACTGAAACTGATCTCAGCTTTGCCGACGATCCCGATCTGATTGCACTGGCACGCGATGCTGGATGCAGGCAAGTCTTGATCGGGTTCGAGAGCCCCACCTTGCTTGGGCTGGACGGAATGGAACTGCATTGCAACTGGAAGCTCAAGCAGCAGGAACGATCCCTCGCCGCGATTGAACGAATTCAGTCGGCGGGGATCACGGTCAATGGCTGCTTTATTCTGGGGCTTGATGGACAGACGCCGGAAGTCTTTGGGCAGATTCTCGAGTTCGTCAAGCAGTCGGGACTGTATGACGTGCAAGTCACGTTACAGACACCCTTCCCCGGCACACCGCTTTACGATCGACTGCGTCGCGAGGGCCGTCTCTTTGAAAATCGATACTGGGAGAAATGTACGCTGTTCGATTTGACGCATGAACCGCAGGGGATGTCGTCTGGCGAGTTGCGCGCTGGACTGATTTCGCTCAGTCAGGCGATTTATGACGAACGTGCGACTCACCAGCGCCACGATCGATTTTTTTCACAACTGCGAACGTCGAGTGCACTCGCGCAGCCTTGA
- a CDS encoding DUF1501 domain-containing protein, protein MLQELSEGLASFLQDLKQMGQLHRTMVMTFSEFGRRVAENQSEGTDHGTGSLMFLAGGRVKSGLHGSRPDLSWLDSVGDVVHSVDFRSVYASVLQRWLKADSRTVFVGVPAVRRTDWLVRSL, encoded by the coding sequence TTGCTGCAGGAACTGAGTGAAGGGCTCGCGAGTTTTCTTCAGGATCTGAAACAGATGGGGCAATTGCACCGAACGATGGTCATGACATTTTCAGAGTTTGGCCGGCGCGTGGCGGAAAATCAGAGCGAAGGGACCGACCATGGGACGGGGAGCCTGATGTTTCTGGCGGGCGGTCGCGTCAAATCGGGATTGCACGGCAGCCGGCCTGACCTGTCGTGGTTGGATTCCGTTGGTGATGTTGTTCACTCCGTCGATTTTCGTTCCGTCTATGCCAGTGTTCTCCAACGTTGGCTGAAGGCAGATTCACGGACTGTTTTCGTCGGAGTTCCAGCCGTTCGAAGGACTGATTGGTTGGTCCGAAGTCTTTGA
- a CDS encoding DUF1501 domain-containing protein → MSNPELFQFHSGPDGMADLAQIHEHNPGENSALDFLQRTGNDVLAASMQIAEAVKTQKTSVDYLPFHFPQSLKLVAQMIAAEVPTRVYYVALGFDHHATQRVRLRRCCRN, encoded by the coding sequence ATGTCAAATCCTGAACTGTTTCAATTTCACAGTGGACCGGATGGGATGGCGGACCTGGCTCAAATTCACGAGCACAACCCGGGCGAGAACTCCGCATTGGATTTCTTGCAACGTACGGGGAATGACGTACTGGCCGCATCGATGCAGATTGCCGAAGCGGTGAAGACACAAAAGACGAGTGTCGACTACTTGCCTTTCCATTTCCCTCAATCGTTGAAACTTGTCGCTCAAATGATTGCCGCGGAAGTACCGACTCGTGTTTACTACGTGGCGCTGGGCTTCGATCATCACGCGACGCAGAGGGTGAGACTGCGGCGTTGCTGCAGGAACTGA
- a CDS encoding PIG-L deacetylase family protein, whose product MVELRPWSIHASFACLLLCLVAGQASDTAAAEPVQSEDGKLRIVVFGAHPDDAEFKAGGTAAKWAKLGHQVKLCSVTNGDIGHWQIAGGPLAQRRTAEAAAVASKLGVTSQVLDLHDGELEPTLANRRLITKIIREWKADIVIAHRPWDYHPDHRYVGILVQDAAFMVTVPFFCPDTPPLKKNPVFLYSSDSFQKPYPFRPDIAVSIDDVFDLKIDAIHELESQVYEGGASGSEEFVRTVPPAADVAGRKAWLKQRWHDRHSRESDRFRSLLTELYGDEKGKKILYTEAFELCEYGRKPTPMELKQLFPFFERE is encoded by the coding sequence ATGGTCGAGCTTCGCCCTTGGTCCATTCATGCCAGTTTCGCGTGCCTGCTGCTCTGCCTCGTCGCAGGACAGGCGTCGGACACTGCGGCGGCAGAGCCTGTCCAATCGGAAGACGGCAAGCTGAGAATTGTCGTGTTTGGAGCACATCCCGATGACGCCGAATTCAAGGCCGGAGGAACGGCGGCCAAATGGGCAAAACTCGGACATCAGGTGAAGCTCTGCTCCGTCACGAACGGAGACATTGGACACTGGCAGATAGCGGGCGGCCCTTTGGCGCAGCGGCGGACCGCCGAGGCGGCCGCGGTCGCCTCAAAGCTGGGGGTGACGTCGCAGGTACTCGATCTGCACGATGGAGAGCTTGAACCAACACTCGCAAATCGGCGATTGATCACGAAGATCATTCGCGAATGGAAAGCCGATATCGTGATTGCTCATCGCCCTTGGGACTATCACCCGGATCACCGTTACGTCGGCATCCTCGTTCAAGACGCGGCCTTTATGGTCACCGTTCCGTTCTTCTGCCCTGATACGCCGCCACTCAAAAAAAATCCGGTCTTTCTTTACTCGAGCGACTCGTTTCAAAAGCCATATCCATTCCGGCCCGATATCGCAGTCTCAATTGATGATGTCTTTGATCTCAAGATCGATGCGATTCATGAACTGGAGTCTCAGGTCTACGAGGGCGGGGCGAGCGGCAGTGAAGAATTCGTGCGGACAGTTCCTCCGGCCGCCGATGTCGCTGGACGCAAAGCCTGGCTGAAACAACGCTGGCATGATCGTCATTCACGCGAGTCCGACCGGTTCCGCAGCCTACTGACCGAGCTTTACGGCGACGAGAAAGGAAAAAAGATCCTGTACACCGAAGCCTTCGAACTTTGCGAGTACGGACGCAAGCCAACCCCGATGGAATTGAAACAACTGTTTCCATTTTTCGAACGAGAATGA
- a CDS encoding alpha/beta hydrolase, with the protein MKLALTLVFSLTAGFVYAQDEVPELPPTHADVAYGPFERNVLDFWQAEGEGPRPLFIHIHGGGWVGGDKKQKTSQYAPYLKQGISCASINYRLTPANPLPAPVHDAARAIQFLRSKAAEWNIDSKHIAVSGGSAGACTSMWLLLHDDLADPKATDPVLRESTRVCAAAAGVGQVSIDPKVIEDWLGPNVLKHRMINFAVGETSIEKALENYDKHRALYFEFSPYNHVDGQDPPLFMTYRDDMTLPSKDAGHGIHHPVYGVKMKEKSDTVGHECHLLIPGYSKSDQYANATEFLIAKLLAK; encoded by the coding sequence ATGAAACTCGCGCTCACACTTGTGTTCTCGTTGACGGCCGGCTTCGTGTATGCCCAGGACGAGGTCCCCGAGTTGCCCCCGACTCACGCGGATGTCGCCTATGGCCCTTTCGAGCGAAACGTGCTCGACTTCTGGCAGGCGGAAGGCGAGGGGCCGCGACCATTATTTATCCACATTCACGGCGGAGGATGGGTCGGTGGTGACAAGAAACAAAAGACATCCCAATACGCGCCGTATTTGAAACAAGGCATCTCGTGCGCCTCGATCAACTACCGCTTGACTCCCGCCAATCCGTTGCCCGCTCCGGTCCATGATGCGGCACGCGCGATTCAGTTTCTTCGTTCAAAGGCCGCCGAATGGAACATCGATTCAAAACATATCGCCGTCAGCGGGGGAAGCGCCGGCGCATGTACATCAATGTGGCTGCTGCTACATGATGATCTCGCGGATCCGAAGGCCACTGATCCTGTCTTGCGAGAATCCACTCGAGTCTGCGCCGCGGCCGCCGGTGTCGGCCAGGTATCGATCGATCCAAAAGTTATCGAAGATTGGCTGGGGCCGAATGTCTTGAAACACCGAATGATCAACTTCGCCGTCGGCGAGACTTCGATTGAAAAGGCACTTGAGAACTATGACAAGCACCGAGCTCTTTATTTCGAATTCTCGCCCTATAACCATGTTGATGGACAAGATCCCCCGTTGTTTATGACCTATCGGGACGACATGACTCTACCATCCAAGGACGCCGGACATGGAATTCACCATCCCGTCTATGGAGTTAAGATGAAGGAGAAATCCGATACGGTTGGACATGAATGCCATCTCTTGATCCCCGGATATTCCAAGTCGGATCAATACGCCAATGCCACGGAGTTCTTGATCGCCAAACTGCTGGCAAAATGA